From one Trifolium pratense cultivar HEN17-A07 linkage group LG1, ARS_RC_1.1, whole genome shotgun sequence genomic stretch:
- the LOC123898398 gene encoding non-structural maintenance of chromosomes element 4 homolog A, which produces MSRNNDEREEEAFRRVKIERLNANDNAPEDHQDSSSRRIIRSEFLKLKSLINEKKDDLMNTDSDKFDSILHEFDKLHDKVKRPREQVADAEALLDLTHNLLGSVKSLVNEGVTPSQFVSSLLKHYAHPPNTSIHWQKLGIAVSPIFLTVHAPSTMLGPMENQLKQRKAIMPRKRAPRATTTARPEQLDDAVGGEKTDTDKNMSIMFNILREKKRVQLEHLILNRFSFAQTVENLFALSFLVKDGRAEIIMDKNRVHYVAPKNAPAANSVMSKEVSYTHFVFRYDFNDWKIMKDVVAEGEELMPHRIQYSNMVNSPAETSGDNSQQAAAVTPIRKISRNRGRVLQEEVVVEESPECSDEHFSRAAAIRRCKRKLP; this is translated from the exons ATGTCTCGCAACAACGAcgaaagagaagaagaagcgTTTCGTCGCGTGAAGATAGAACGCCTCAATGCCAATGATAACGCACCGGAAGACCACCAAGATTCTTCCAGCCGCAGAATCATCCGCTCCGAGTTTCTCAAACTCAAGTCTCTCATCAAcg AGAAAAAGGATGATTTGATGAACACTGATTCTGACAAGTTCGATTCAATCCTTCATGAGTTTGACAAATTACATGACAAAGTCAAAAGACCTCGAGAGCAGGTTGCTGACGCTGAAGCACTTCTCGATCTAACACACAATTTGCTTGGATCCGTTAAATCTCTTGTCAACGAAGGTGTTACTCCTTCTCAGTTTGTTTCATCTCTTCTCAAACATTATGCTCACCCACCCAACACTTCAATTCACTGGCAAAAACTTGGCATTGCTGTTTCCCCTATTTTCCTCACGGTTCATGCTCCATCTACCAT GCTCGGCCCCATGGAAAACCAGTTGAAACAGCGCAAAGCGATCATGCCTAGAAAGCGAGCTCCCCGTGCAACTACAACTGCTAGGCCTGAACAG CTGGATGATGCTGTTGGAGGCGAGAAAACTGATACTGACAAAAACATGTCTATCATGTTTAACATATTAAGGGAAAAGAAAAGGGTCCAACTTGAACACCTGATTTTGAACAGATTTTCATTTGCTCAGACAGTGGAAAACTTGTTTGCCCTCTCATTTTTAGTGAAAGATGGCCGTGCTGAGATCATTATGGATAAAAACCGTGTGCACTATGTTG CACCCAAAAATGCTCCGGCTGCCAACTCTGTAATGTCAAAAGAAGTTTCTTACACTCATTTTGTCTTCAGATATGATTTCAATGACTGGAAG ATAATGAAGGATGTTGTGGCTGAGGGTGAAGAGTTAATGCCACATAGGATTCAATACAGCAACATGGTTAACTCACCGGCAGAAACAAGCGGTGACAATTCACAACAAGCTGCAGCTGTGACTCCGATTAGAAAGATATCCAGAAATCGGGGGCGGGTTCTGCAGGAAGAAGTTGTTGTGGAAGAATCGCCCGAGTGCAGTGATGAACACTTTTCTAGAGCTGCTGCAATACGAAGGTGTAAGCGTAAACTTCCTTAA
- the LOC123898388 gene encoding cytochrome P450 76A1 produces the protein MISRGSENMEYYGVVCLVLAILVWIWLAMVMEHKKTKLGHQLPPGPRCWPVVGNIFQIGLSPPHESFTILARKHGPIMTLWLGSMCTVVVSSSEVACDMFKNNDVALAGRKIYEAMKGNHGHGSEGSLITSQYNAHWRMLKRLSTTEFFVTSRLDAMRGVRAKCIDRMVHLIDEAARESGNGVDVGKFFFLMAFNLIGNLIFSKDLLDPEMERGARFYHHVVKVMKYAGKPNVADFFPILKRFDPQRIRRNTQFHVERAFEIAGWFIKQRMENDIVDGGNENNKDFLDVLLQFRGDSVGGPYSFTSRTINVVVFEMFTAGTDTTTSTLEWAMAELLHNPRTLKKVQMELRSKIGADRKFEENDIEKLPYLKAVIKETLRLHPPLPFLVPHMAMDSCKIGDYYIPKETQILVNIWAIGRDPKVWDAPLLFWPERFMEPNMVDYKGHHFEFIPFGSGRRMCPAMPLASRVLPLALGSLLSYFDWILPDGLKPEDMDMTEGMGITLRKAVPLKAIPVPYKRTPVDVAAKQ, from the exons ATGATTAGCAGGGGAAGTGAGAATATGGAATATTACGGGGTTGTGTGTTTGGTATTAGCCATTTTGGTGTGGATATGGTTGGCAATGGTGATGGAACATAAAAAAACGAAACTTGGTCATCAACTTCCACCTGGACCAAGATGTTGGCCAGTGGTTGGCAACATTTTCCAGATAGGTTTGTCACCTCCACACGAGTCCTTTACAATACTTGCTCGTAAACATGGTCCTATCATGACCCTTTGGCTAGGTTCCATGTGCACCGTCGTTGTCTCCTCGAGTGAAGTAGCTTGTGACATGTTCAAAAACAACGATGTTGCTCTTGCTGGAAGGAAGATTTATGAGGCCATGAAAGGGAATCATGGGCATGGTAGTGAAGGTTCACTCATAACTTCTCAATACAACGCCCACTGGCGCATGCTGAAACGCTTGAGCACCACCGAGTTCTTTGTCACAAGTCGCTTAGATGCTATGCGGGGTGTGCGTGCAAAATGCATAGACCGCATGGTTCACTTGATAGATGAAGCTGCTCGTGAGTCTGGGAATGGTGTTGATGTTGGCAAGTTCTTTTTCTTGATGGCTTTTAATCTCATTGGGAACCTTATATTTTCAAAGGACTTGTTAGACCCTGAAATGGAGAGAGGGGCTAGATTTTATCATCATGTGGTTAAGGTTATGAAATATGCTGGGAAACCAAACGTTGCAGATTTCTTTCCTATATTGAAGAGGTTTGACCCTCAAAGAATAAGGAGAAACACACAGTTTCATGTTGAAAGAGCCTTTGAGATAGCAGGTTGGTTCATCAAACAAAGGATGGAAAATGATATTGTTGACGGTGGGAATGAAAACAACAAAGACTTTTTGGATGTACTCTTGCAATTTCGTGGCGACAGTGTCGGCGGGCCCTACAGTTTTACTTCGAGGACTATTAACGTTGTTGTCTTT GAAATGTTCACTGCGGGGACAGACACGACAACAAGCACACTAGAATGGGCGATGGCAGAACTTCTACACAACCCAAGAACGCTAAAGAAAGTGCAAATGGAACTAAGGAGCAAAATAGGAGCAGATAGGAAATTTGAGGAAAATGACATAGAGAAACTTCCCTACCTCAAAGCAGTTATCAAGGAGACGTTGAGACTTCACCCACCTCTTCCATTTTTGGTTCCTCACATGGCCATGGACTCTTGCAAGATTGGAGACTACTACATTCCCAAAGAAACACAAATTTTAGTGAATATTTGGGCAATTGGGAGGGACCCAAAAGTGTGGGATGCTCCTTTATTGTTCTGGCCAGAAAGGTTTATGGAGCCAAACATGGTAGATTACAAGGGACACCATTTTGAGTTTATACCTTTTGGTTCAGGTCGAAGAATGTGCCCAGCAATGCCTCTTGCCTCGCGTGTGCTTCCACTGGCACTAGGCTCACTCCTCAGCTACTTTGATTGGATTTTGCCCGATGGCCTGAAGCCAGAGGATATGGACATGACAGAGGGAATGGGAATAACATTGAGAAAAGCTGTTCCTTTGAAAGCCATACCTGTGCCTTACAAAAGAACCCCTGTTGATGTTGCAGCGAAACAATAA
- the LOC123907568 gene encoding protein adenylyltransferase SelO yields MMVLLTLSLNTTTLLFPRFFSHSHSLLLRRCATTTRRKFHLYPRRSRTVACCRLMDSPEDGLSAPLLDSVTQDFKNQTLLISPNNNKKKSLEDLNWDNSFVRELPSDPRTDPFPREVLHACYTKVSPSVQVDDPQLVIWSQSVADLLDLDNKEFERPDFPLFFSGATPLVGALPYAQCYGGHQFGMWAGQLGDGRAITLGEILNSNSQRWELQLKGAGKTPYSRFADGLAVLRSSIREFLCSEAMHHLGIPTTRALCLVNTGKLVTRDMFYDGNPKEEQGAIVCRVAQSFLRFGSYQIHASRGNEDLEIVRVLADYAIKHHFPHIENMSKSESLSFSTGDEDHSVVDLTSNKYAAWAVEIAERTASTIARWQGVGFTHGVMNTDNMSILGLTIDYGPFGFLDAFDPKFTPNTTDLPGRRYCFANQPDIGLWNLAQFTSTLASAHLINEKEADYALERYGTRFMDDYQDIMTKKLGLPKYNKQLIGKLLTNMAVDKVDYTNFFRTLSNIKADTSIPDDELLVPLKSVLLDIGKERKEAWTSWLKTYIHELSTSEISDDQRKTLMDMVNPKYILRNYLCQTAIDAAEIGDFGEVRRLLKLVEHPFDEQPGMEKYARLPPAWAYRPGVCMLSCSS; encoded by the exons atGATGGTATTACTAACTCTGAGTCTCAATACAACAACCTTATTATTCCCTCGTTTCTTTTCTCATTCTCACTCTCTTCTCCTACGACGCTGCGCCACAACAACAAGAAGGAAATTCCATTTATACCCTCGCCGCAGTCGTACTGTTGCATGCTGCAGACTGATGGATTCGCCAGAGGATGGATTGTCGGCACCGCTGTTAGACTCTGTTACTCAAGATTTTAAGAATCAAACCCTTCTCATCAgccctaataataataagaagaagagCCTCGAAGATCTCAATTGGGATAATTCCTTTGTCAGAGAATTACCCTCTGATCCCAGAACCGATCCCTTTCCCCGAGAG GTGTTGCATGCTTGTTATACAAAAGTATCTCCATCAGTTCAAGTAGATGATCCTCAACTCGTTATATGGTCTCAATCTGTTGCCGACCTACTTGACTTGGACAATAAAGA ATTTGAAAGGCCAGATTTTCCCCTTTTCTTCTCTGGTGCAACACCTTTGGTTGGAGC GTTGCCTTATGCTCAGTGCTACGGTGGACATCAATTTGGTATGTGGGCTGGCCAGTTGGGTGATGGCAGGGCAATTACTCTTGGGGAGATACTCAATTCAAACTCTCAAAGGTGGGAACTGCAGCTTAAAGGTGCCGGGAAGACTCCTTACAGTCGTTTTGCTGATGGCCTTGCTGTGCTCCGTAGCAGCATCAGGGAGTTCCTTTGCAGTGAAGCTATGCATCACCTGGGGATACCAACAACCCGTGCTCTTTGTCTTGTTAACACTGGAAAGTTGGTCACTCGAGACATGTTCTACGA TGGCAATCCAAAGGAAGAACAGGGTGCAATCGTCTGCAGAGTTGCTCAATCTTTCCTACGTTTTGGTTCATACCAAATACATGCCTCCAGAGGTAATGAGGACCTGGAAATTGTTCGTGTTTTGGCAGACTATGCTATTAAGCACCACTTTCCTCATATCGAAAACATGAGTAAGAGTGAAAGCTTATCTTTCAGCACTGGCGATGAAGATCATTCTGTCGTGGATCTTACATCAAACAAGTATGCAG CATGGGCAGTGGAGATTGCTGAGCGCACTGCTTCCACGATTGCTAGATGGCAGGGGGTTGGTTTCACTCATGGTGTGATGAATACGGATAACATGAGCATTTTGGGTCTTACTATTGATTATGGTCCATTTGGGTTTTTAGATGCTTTTGATCCTAAATTTACCCCAAATACCACAGACCTTCCAGGTAGAAGGTACTGCTTTGCAAACCAGCCTGACATTGGTCTATGGAATCTTGCACAGTTTACCTCAACACTGGCATCTGCTCATTTAATAAATGAGAAAGAGGCTGACTATGCTTTGGAAAG ATATGGAACCAGATTTATGGATGATTATCAAGATATAATGACCAAAAAGCTTGGCCTCCCTAAGTATAATAAACAGCTGATTGGCAAACTTCTTACTAATATGGCTGTTGACAAAGTTGATTATACAAACTTCTTTCGTACACTCTCAAATATTAAAGCGGACACAAGCATTCCAGATGATGAATTGTTAGTGCCACTAAAGTCAGTGCTGTTAGATATTGGTAAAGAGCGTAAAGAAGCATGGACAAGTTGGTTGAAAACCTATATACACGAG CTCTCTACCAGTGAAATTTCTGATGATCAGAGGAAGACCTTGATGGATATGGTAAATCCTAAATACATTCTCAGGAACTATCTCTGCCAGACTGCAATTGATGCTGCAGAAATCGGTGATTTTGGAGAAGTTCGTAGACTACTCAAATTAGTGGAACATCCTTTTGATGAGCAACCAGGAATGGAAAAGTATGCTCGCTTACCCCCAGCATGGGCATATCGACCAGGTGTATGCATGCTTTCTTGTTCCTCGTGA
- the LOC123907578 gene encoding extensin-like — translation MATSRGRMNVGILIFCLSLATISFTHCDADKSIRLLKAPKHRKNVINTNPKKLKIMKHFDFYPSIYSSNAQPYSISSPLSLPPYESIAPENSPPYCVYPPPSSSTPSINVPPTPTGSQPTLPSPDLPAQSPPPTPTTITPPYYYSSPDLPAQSPPPTPTTITPSPPENFPTPTPTPETVPSPPSNIPGSPEPIFNPPIIYPGPPESSTSPPYFEPAPPYYEPTPPFIPSPTGGSGSIPSPPSTFPSPSGGTVPSPSGGTVPSPTVFQPPVVYPPPSVLPPPNTAPQATLWCVAKASVPDPIIEEAMNYACWSGADCTSIQPNGPCFQPDSVYAHASYAFNSYWQRTKGSGGTCEFGGTAILVSVDPSYDGCHFIYN, via the exons ATGGCAACAAGCAGAGGAAGAATGAATGTTGGAATACTAATTTTCTGCCTGTCTTTAGCTACTATTTCTTTCACTCATTGTG ATGCAGATAAATCAATAAGACTATTGAAAGCCCCTAAACACAGAAAGAATGTAATCAACACGAATCcaaagaagttgaaaataatgaAACATTTTGATTTTTACCCATCTATATATTCATCAAATGCACAACCCTACAGTATTAGCTCTCCATTGTCTTTGCCTCCTTATGAATCAATAGCTCCAGAAAACAGCCCTCCATATTGTGTATATCCACCACCAAGTAGCAGTACTCCTTCTATCAATGTTCCACCAACACCCACAGGCTCTCAACCTACCCTACCATCACCAGATCTTCCAGCCCAAAGCCCACCTCCAACCCCAACAACCATAACACCTCCTTACTATTACTCTTCACCTGATCTTCCAGCCCAAAGCCCACCTCCAACCCCAACAACCATAACACCAAGCCCACCAGAAAATTTTCCAACACCTACACCAACACCCGAAACTGTTCCAAGTCCACCCAGTAATATACCAGGCTCACCAGAGCCTATATTTAATCCACCCATCATTTATCCAGGCCCACCCGAGTCATCGACGAGCCCTCCTTATTTTGAGCCTGCCCCACCATACTATGAACCCACACCACCATTCATACCTTCCCCTACTGGCGGCAGTGGATCCATCCCCAGCCCACCAAGTACTTTTCCATCTCCTAGTGGAGGCACTGTCCCAAGCCCTAGTGGAGGCACTGTCCCAAGCCCAACTGTGTTTCAGCCACCCGTGGTCTATCCACCACCAAGTGTCCTGCCGCCTCCCAACACTGCCCCACAAGCAACCTTGTGGTGTGTGGCTAAGGCTTCAGTTCCGGACCCAATCATTGAAGAAGCTATGAATTATGCTTGTTGGTCAGGAGCGGATTGCACTTCGATTCAGCCCAATGGGCCTTGCTTTCAGCCCGACAGTGTATATGCACATGCTTCATATGCCTTCAATAGTTACTGGCAGAGGACTAAAGGTTCTGGTGGCACTTGTGAGTTTGGAGGGACAGCCATATTGGTTTCGGTTGATCCTA GCTACGATGGATGTCACTTCATCTACAACTGA
- the LOC123902523 gene encoding inositol transporter 1-like has protein sequence MVAGMPVNMAGSSGYLEMHPERKISMFQNPYILGTTFAAGIGGLLFGYDTGVISGALLYIKEDFDMVKKSSFIQELIVGMALLGAIFGAAIGGVINDALGRKIATITADINFIAGSLIMAAAPNPYVIIAGRLLVGFGVGMASVTAPVYIAEASPTEIRGGLVSANNLMITGGQFLSFVVNYGLTRVPGTWRWMLGIAGTPAVVQLILMTILPESPRWLYMKSRKEEATRVLSKIYDSPRLEDEIQLLEDNLEKERKSMAKVQYSDVFRQKEIRMAFICGGGLQAFQQFAGISIVMYYSPTIIQMAGFKSNQAALFLSLIVSGMNAAGSILGIYLIDRLGRKKLALGSLAGVIGALIVLSVSCYIIGQGNTKKLYGGLAVFGLALYIAFFAPGMGPVPWTVNSEIYPEEYRGMCGGMSATVNWVCSVIMSTSFLSVVDAIGLGQSFMVLLGVSIVALGFIIFYMPETKGLTFEEVDLLWKERAYGKNYNKESHAEKASE, from the coding sequence ATGGTTGCCGGAATGCCAGTGAATATGGCCGGAAGCTCCGGCTACCTTGAGATGCACCCTGAACGCAAAATCTCCATGTTCCAAAATCCATACATTCTTGGAACCACATTTGCCGCCGGCATTGGTGGTCTCCTCTTCGGCTATGACACCGGTGTCATCTCCGGTGCGCTTCTATACATAAAAGAGGATTTTGATATGGTCAAGAAAAGCAGCTTCATTCAAGAGTTAATAGTTGGAATGGCGTTGTTAGGTGCAATCTTCGGCGCTGCCATTGGAGGTGTTATAAACGATGCTTTGGGACGTAAAATAGCCACTATTACCGCAGACATTAACTTCATCGCCGGTTCTCTTATAATGGCTGCTGCACCAAATCCATATGTTATAATAGCGGGTCGGTTGCTTGTTGGTTTTGGTGTGGGTATGGCATCTGTAACTGCTCCCGTTTATATTGCGGAAGCGTCTCCCACGGAAATCAGAGGTGGATTGGTGAGTGCAAATAATCTTATGATTACTGGAGGACAATTTCTTTCATTTGTTGTGAATTATGGTTTGACAAGAGTTCCTGGTACATGGCGATGGATGCTTGGTATTGCTGGCACACCTGCTGTTGTTCAACTTATTCTCATGACTATTCTCCCTGAATCACCAAGATGGCTATACATGAAGAGTAGGAAAGAAGAAGCAACTCGTGTTCTTTCCAAGATATACGATTCTCCTCGATTGGAAGATGAGATTCAACTTTTGGAAGATAATTTGGAGAAAGAACGTAAGAGTATGGCTAAAGTTCAATACAGTGATGTTTTCAGGCAGAAGGAAATCAGAATGGCGTTTATCTGTGGTGGTGGACTTCAGGCTTTCCAGCAATTTGCTGGTATTAGCATTGTTATGTATTACAGTCCTACCATTATTCAGATGGCTGGATTTAAATCAAACCAAGCAGCTCTTTTCCTTTCCCTTATTGTATCTGGTATGAATGCTGCAGGATCTATTCTTGGAATTTACCTTATTGACCGATTGGGTAGGAAAAAGCTTGCTCTTGGTAGTTTAGCTGGTGTTATTGGAGCATTGATAGTTTTGTCAGTATCGTGCTATATTATAGGACAGGGAAATACAAAAAAACTATATGGTGGGCTTGCTGTTTTTGGTTTGGCTTTGTATATTGCTTTCTTTGCACCTGGAATGGGACCTGTACCTTGGACTGTTAACTCTGAGATTTATCCTGAAGAGTATAGAGGTATGTGTGGTGGTATGTCTGCGACTGTTAACTGGGTTTGCAGTGTCATTATGTCTACCAGCTTCCTTTCTGTTGTCGATGCTATTGGGCTTGGTCAGAGTTTCATGGTTCTATTGGGTGTGTCTATTGTTGCTCTTGGTTTTATCATATTCTACATGCCAGAGACCAAAGGATTGACCTTCGAAGAAGTCGATTTATTATGGAAGGAGAGAGCCTATGGGAAGAACTACAACAAAGAAAGCCATGCGGAGAAAGCAAGTGAATGA
- the LOC123899651 gene encoding inositol transporter 1-like, translating to MADNNLITTSTTTIQSAPGSSGYLELYPERKMSFFKNPYILGLAAVAGIGGLLFGYDTGVISGALLYIKDDFESVRESSMLQETIVSMAIAGAIVGAATGGWINDAYGRKKATLIADVIFIIGAFGMAAAPDPYILIIGRLLVGLGVGIASVTAPVYIAEASPSEIRGSLVSTNSLMITGGQLLSYIVNLAFTHVPGTWRWMLGVSAVPALIQFILMLLLPESPRWLFMKNRKNEAVDVISNIYDLARLEDEIDFLTAEAEQDRHKNKNVKFGDVFKSKEIRLAFMVGAGLMVFQQFTGINTVMYYSPTIVQMAGFRSNELALQISLYVAAMNTVGTVLGIYLIDHAGRKILALCSLGGVFASLILLSVAFSNHSSAAAVSNITGWLAVLGLILYIAFFSPGMGPVPWAMNSEIYPKEYRGICGGMSATVCWVSNLIVSQTFLSIAEALGTGLTFLILAVITVLAFLFVLIFVPETKGLTFDEVELIWKERAWGSTNINNIRNNNINNNTNNRNNSDSQNLLGRDND from the exons ATGGCGGATAATAATCTTAttactactagtactactacCATACAATCTGCGCCAGGAAGCTCAGGGTATTTGGAATTGTATCCTGAACGCAAAATGTCCTTTTTTAAAAATCCCTATATTCTTGGTCTCGCTGCTGTCGCTGGCATTGGTGGTTTGCTTTTTGGTTACGACACAG GTGTGATATCAGGAGCTCTTCTATATATAAAAGACGATTTTGAATCGGTTAGAGAAAGTAGTATGCTGCAGGAAACAATAGTGAGCATGGCAATAGCTGGTGCAATAGTTGGAGCAGCAACAGGTGGTTGGATCAACGATGCTTACGGACGGAAAAAGGCAACTCTAATTGCAGATGTTATCTTCATTATTGGAGCATTTGGTATGGCTGCTGCACCTGATCCTTACATTCTCATAATTGGACGCCTTCTTGTTGGTTTAGGCGTCGGTATTGCTTCTGTCACAGCTCCCGTCTACATTGCGGAAGCATCGCCTTCCGAAATCAGAGGTTCATTAGTCAGTACTAATTCTCTCATGATCACCGGCGGACAACTCTTATCTTACATAGTTAACCTCGCCTTTACTCATGTCCCCGGTACTTGGCGTTGGATGTTGGGTGTTTCGGCCGTCCCTGCACTTATTCAATTCATTCTCATGCTTTTACTTCCTGAATCCCCTAGATGGCTCTTCATGAAGAATAGGAAAAATGAAGCTGTTGATGTTATTTCCAACATATATGACTTGGCTCGTCTTGAAGACGAAATTGATTTTCTAACGGCTGAGGCAGAACAAGACAGACACAAAAATAAGAATGTTAAATTCGGGGATGTTTTTAAATCTAAGGAAATCAGATTAGCGTTCATGGTTGGAGCAGGACTTATGGTATTCCAACAGTTTACTGGCATTAACACAGTGATGTACTACAGTCCAACCATTGTTCAAATGGCTGGTTTTCGATCTAATGAGTTGGCTCTACAAATCTCACTCTATGTTGCTGCAATGAATACTGTTGGAACAGTTCTTGGTATTTACCTCATTGATCATGCAGGGAGGAAGATATTAGCTCTTTGCAGCTTAGGAGGAGTGTTTGCGTCTTTGATTCTCTTGTCTGTGGCATTCTCAAATCATTCATCAGCAGCAGCAGTATCAAATATTACCGGATGGCTTGCGGTTTTGGGTTTGATACTATATATTGCATTTTTCTCCCCCGGGATGGGACCGGTGCCGTGGGCAATGAACTCAGAGATATATCCTAAAGAATATAGAGGAATTTGTGGGGGTATGTCAGCTACTGTGTGTTGGGTTTCCAATCTCATTGTGTCTCAGACATTTCTTTCTATTGCTGAAGCTTTAGGCACTGGTCTCACTTTCTTGATTCTTGCTGTCATTACCGTGCTTGCGTTTCTTTTTGTGCTTATCTTTGTTCCTGAGACTAAAGGATTGACCTTTGATGAGGTTGAACTGATATGGAAAGAGAGAGCTTGGGGAAGCACCAACATTAACAACATCAGAaacaataacatcaacaacaacaccaacaacaGAAATAACTCTGACTCGCAAAATCTTCTTGGGAGGGACAATGATTAA